One window of the Zea mays cultivar B73 chromosome 3, Zm-B73-REFERENCE-NAM-5.0, whole genome shotgun sequence genome contains the following:
- the LOC100193963 gene encoding Amino-acid permease BAT1 homolog-like codes for MTWNRSAADGGGSSAGTTAGDDTGLARLRELGYKQELKRDLSVLSNFAFSFSIISVLTGITTLYNTGLNFGGPATMTFGWFVAGAFTMAVGASMAEICSSFPTSGGLYYWSARLSGKRWAPFASWITGWFNVVGQWAVTTSVDYSLAQLIQVIILLATGGKNGGGYLASKYMVIGFHAAILLSHAVINSLPITFLSFFGQFAAAWNMLGVFVLMVAVPTVATERASAEFVFTHFNTDNGAGIRSNLYIFVLGLLMSQYTLTGYDASAHMTEETKNADKNGPIGIISAIGISILVGWGYILGVTFAVKDIPYLLSPDNDAGGYAIAEVFYLAFKSRYGSGAGGIVCLGVVAVAVYFCGMSSVTSNSRMAYAFSRDGAMPFSSVWHKVNKQEVPINAVWLSALVALCMALPSLGSLVAFQAMVSIATIGLYISYALPILFRVTLARKYFVPGPFNLGRYGVLVGWVAVLWVATITVLFSLPVTYPVTKDTLNYTPVAVGGLLFLVLASWLLSARHWFKGPVTNLDG; via the exons ATGACGTGGAACAGGTCCGCGgccgacggcggcggcagcagcgccGGGACGACCGCCGGCGACGACACCGGCCTGGCGCGACTGCGGGAGCTCGGGTACAAGCAGGAGCTGAAGCGCGACCTCTC GGTGCTGTCCAACTtcgccttctccttctccatCATCTCGGTGCTGACGGGGATCACGACGCTCTACAACACGGGGCTCAACTTCGGCGGGCCCGCCACCATGACGTTCGGCTGGTTCGTCGCCGGCGCCTTCACCATGGCCGTCGGCGCCTCCATGGCCGAGATCTGCTCCTCCTTCCCCACCTCCGGCGGCCTCTACTACTGGAGCGCGCGCCTCTCCGGCAAGCGCTGGGCGcccttcgcctcctggatcaccgGATG GTTCAATGTTGTCGGACAG TGGGCGGTGACCACCAGCGTGGACTACTCCCTGGCGCAGCTGATCCAGGTGATCATCCTGCTCGCCACCGGCGGCAAGAACGGCGGCGGCTACCTGGCGTCCAAGTACATGGTGATCGGCTTCCACGCCGCCATCCTGCTCAGCCACGCCGTCATCAACAGCCTCCCCATCACCTTCCTCTCCTTTTTCGGCCAGTTCGCCGCGGCCTGGAACATGCTAG GTGTGTTTGTCCTGATGGTTGCCGTGCCGACCGTTGCCACCGAGAGGGCCAGCGCCGAGTTCGTGTTCACCCACTTCAACACCGACAACGGCGCCGGCATCCGCAGCAACTTGTACATCTTTGTCCTGGGCCTGCTCATGAGCCAGTACACGCTCACAGGATACGACGCCTCGGCGCATATG ACCGAAGAGACGAAGAACGCGGACAAGAACGGCCCCATCGGCATCATCAGCGCCATCGGCATCTCCATCCTCGTGGGCTGGGGCTACATCCTCGGCGTCACCTTCGCGGTCAAGGACATACCCTACCTGCTGAGCCCCGACAACGACGCCGGCGGCTACGCCATCGCCGAGGTGTTCTACCTCGCCTTCAAGAGCCGCTACGGCAGCGGCGCCGGCGGGATCGTCTGCCTGGGggtcgtcgccgtcgccgtctaCTTCTGCGGCATGAGCTCCGTCACCAGCAACTCCAGGATGGCCTACGCCTTCTCCAGGGACGGCGCCATGCCCTTCTCCTCCGTCTGGCACAAGGTCAACAAGCAGGAGGTGCCCATCAACGCCGTCTGGCTCTCGGCTCTCGTCGCGCTCTGCATGGCGCTGCCG TCTCTGGGAAGCCTGGTGGCGTTCCAGGCCATGGTTTCCATCGCGACGATCGGGCTGTACATCTCGTACGCGCTGCCGATCCTGTTCCGGGTGACGCTGGCGCGCAAGTACTTCGTGCCGGGGCCATTCAACCTGGGCCGCTACGGCGTCCTGGTCGGCTGGGTCGCCGTGCTCTGGGTGGCCACCATCACCGTGCTCTTCTCGCTGCCGGTCACGTACCCGGTCACCAAGGACACGCTCAACTACACCCCCGTCGCCGTCGGCGGCCTCCTCTTCCTCGTCCTCGCGTCCTGGCTGCTCAGCGCCAGGCACTGGTTCAAGGGCCCCGTCACCAATCTGGACGGATGA